A part of Rhinolophus ferrumequinum isolate MPI-CBG mRhiFer1 chromosome 11, mRhiFer1_v1.p, whole genome shotgun sequence genomic DNA contains:
- the GAL3ST3 gene encoding galactose-3-O-sulfotransferase 3 — MPPILQRLQQATKMSRRKILLLVLGCSTLSLLIHQGAQLSWYPKLFPLSCPPLRDSPPRPKHTSVAFLKTHKTAGTTVQNILFRFAERHNLTVALPHPSCEHQFCYPRNFSAHFVHPATRPPHMLASHLRFDREELERLMPPDTVYVTILREPAAMFESLFSYYNQYCPAFRRVPNASLEAFLRAPEAYYRAGEHFAMFAHNTLAYDLGGDNERSPHNDAAYLAGLIRQVEEVFSLVMIAEYFDESLVLLRRLLAWDLDDVLYAKLNARAASSRLASIPVALARAARAWNALDAGLYDHFNATFWRRVARAGRACVEREARELREARERLLRRCFGEEPVLRPAAQIRTKQLQPWQPSRKVDIMGYDLPSGGAGPATEACLKLAMPEVQYSNYLLRKQKRRGALRPRPEPVLDNPPPRPIRALPRGPQGH; from the exons ATGCCACCCATCCTCCAGCGCCTGCAGCAGGCCACCAAGATGAGCCGCAGGAAAATCCTGCTGCTGGTGCTAGGGTGCAGCACCTTGAGCCTTCTCATCCatcagggggcacagctcagctg GTACCCTAAGCTGTTCCCTCTGAGCTGCCCGCCTCTGAGGGACTCGCCTCCACGACCCAAGCACACGTCCGTGGCCTTCCTCAAGACGCACAAGACTGCGGGCACGACCGTGCAGAACATCCTGTTCCGCTTCGCCGAGCGCCACAACCTGACGGTGGCCCTGCCGCACCCGAGCTGTGAGCACCAGTTCTGCTACCCTCGCAACTTCTCCGCGCACTTCGTGCACCCGGCCACGCGCCCGCCGCACATGCTGGCCAGCCACCTGCGCTTTGACCGCGAAGAGCTCGAGCGTCTCATGCCACCGGACACCGTCTACGTCACCATCCTGCGCGAGCCGGCCGCCATGTTCGAGTCGCTCTTCAGCTACTACAACCAATACTGCCCGGCCTTCCGGCGCGTGCCCAACGCGTCCCTCGAGGCCTTCCTGCGCGCGCCCGAGGCCTACTACCGCGCCGGCGAGCACTTCGCCATGTTCGCGCACAACACGCTGGCCTACGACCTGGGCGGCGACAACGAGCGCAGCCCGCACAACGACGCCGCCTACCTGGCGGGCCTCATCCGCCAGGTGGAGGAGGTCTTCTCTCTGGTCATGATCGCCGAGTACTTCGACGAGTCGCTCGTGCTGCTGCGGCGCCTGCTCGCCTGGGACCTGGACGACGTGCTCTACGCCAAGCTCAACGCGCGCGCCGCCAGCTCGCGCCTGGCCTCCATCCCCGTGGCGCTGGCGCGGGCCGCGCGGGCCTGGAACGCACTCGACGCCGGCCTCTACGACCACTTCAACGCCACGTTCTGGCGCCGCGTGGCGCGCGCCGGCCGCGCCTGCGTGGAACGCGAGGCGCGCGAGCTGCGCGAGGCCCGCGAGCGCCTCCTGCGGCGCTGCTTCGGCGAAGAGCCGGTGCTGCGGCCCGCGGCGCAGATCCGCACCAAACAGCTGCAGCCGTGGCAGCCCAGCCGGAAAGTGGACATCATGGGCTACGACCTGCCCAGCGGCGGCGCCGGACCAGCCACCGAGGCCTGCCTCAAGCTGGCCATGCCAGAGGTACAATACTCGAACTACCTGCTGCGCAAGCAGAAGCGCCGAGGTGCTTTGCGGCCCCGGCCCGAACCTGTCCTTGACAATCCCCCGCCTCGGCCCATCCGGGCGCTGCCCCGCGGCCCCCAGGGCCACTGA
- the CATSPER1 gene encoding cation channel sperm-associated protein 1: MQQPSMAEKAQNEADTSDLDVLSRPSSSTPPHRPRHSGVHRHHKSHHHSVSHHHGVSRQHSMSHRGESHHLGEFQNFPDDAISHHSHLSPPHRHSPRRDGAQQSTSPAPDPSHGTVLSHRSYDEDDLDDDRRHGNRRHHDRSHHHRESYYHGPMPQYLSESYNHGRPPDPSGSHHQSEVSRHSVFPEPYHHKESDHVSEARHHEGPHHYDAYDDSGHHHHQAHHHRRPPHHTKTHSHLSYEGSNHQGTSHDPNELHYGHPSKHHHRARHHDYPRSGHHYGEYHHGGSQVSGQHKSHSKVRVGSAYSRAAALQPSVARIQSMAIGMTRSHSTGHSQSSQRSSKVHPQDSSSKTSESWAENDEQFQKHKTGRAQRAHKKPHSVGCFSWLWEKLSNLLQGFREMIRNLTESLFFEVFIFLVVCLNTIMLVAQTFAEVEIRGEWYFMMLDSIFLCIYVVEAMLKIIALGFKYFSDSWNNLDFFIVVMAVLDFMLMQINSSTFKRTVYNQSVVRIFKVFKSLRALRAIRVLRRLSILTSLQKVTATLVRSLPSITAILILMFTCLFLFSVVLRALFRHSDPKRFQNIFTTIFTLFTLLTLDDWSLIYLDSRAQGAWYIIPILMIYIIIQYFIFLNLVIAVLVDNFQMALLQGLEKMKQEKAAQIHEKLLDESLTELSQTEPEEVMSEHTKYKRLIEKKFGTLTEKQQELLFHFLQLVASVEHYQQKFRSQASVIDEIVDTAFEAGEEDFRRW; the protein is encoded by the exons ATGCAGCAACCTTCGATGGCTGAAAAGGCTCAAAATGAGGCAGATACCAGTGATTTGGATGTGCTCTCTCGCCCCAGCTCATCAACTCCGCCCCATAGGCCAAGGCATAGTGGAGTCCACCGCCATCACAAGTCCCATCACCACAGTGTGTCTCATCACCATGGTGTGTCCCGCCAACACAGCATGTCCCATCGTGGTGAATCTCACCACCTTGGTGAGTTCCAAAACTTCCCTGACGATGCTATCTCCCACCattcccacctctccccaccacaCCGCCACTCCCCACGTCGTGATGGAGCCCAACAATCCACATCCCCTGCCCCGGATCCTTCCCATGGCACTGTCCTCTCCCACCGCTCCTATGATGAGGACGACTTAGATGATGACCGCCGTCATGGCAACAGGAGACATCACGATAGGTCCCACCACCATAGAGAGTCTTACTACCATGGTCCTATGCCCCAGTACCTCAGTGAGTCCTACAACCATGGGAGGCCCCCCGACCCCAGTGGGTCTCACCACCAGAGTGAGGTTTCCCGCCATAGTGTGTTCCCTGAGCCTTACCACCATAAAGAGTCTGACCACGTCAGTGAGGCCCGTCACCATGAGGGACCCCATCACTATGATGCTTACGACGACAGTGGGCACCATCACCATCAAGCCCACCACCACAGAAGGCCTCCTCATCATACAAAGACCCATTCCCACCTCTCCTATGAAGGGTCCAACCACCAAGGCACATCTCACGACCCCAACGAGCTCCACTATGGCCACCCCAGCAAGCACCACCATAGAGCACGTCACCATGATTACCCCCGTAGTGGTCACCACTATGGGGAGTACCATCATGGCGGCTCTCAAGTCTCTGGCCAACACAAATCCCACAGCAAGGTCAGAGTCGGCTCAGCCTATTCTCGTGCAGCAGCCCTCCAACCTAGTGTGGCACGCATACAGAGCATGGCCATCGGCATGACTCGTTCCCACAGTACAGGGCACTCACAGTCCTCTCAGAGATCCAGCAAAGTCCATCCTCAGGATTCCTCCTCTAAAACCTCGGAAAGCTGGGCTGAAAATGACGAGCAATTTCAGAAGCACAAAA CCGGCAGAGCCCAGCGGGCCCACAAGAAGCCGCACAGTGTTGGCTGCTTCAGTTGGTTGTGGGAAAAATTAAGCAACCTCCTTCAGGGCTTCCGGGAAATGATCAGGAACCTGACTGAGTCCCTGTTCTTCGAAGTCTTCATTTTTCTCGTCGTCTGCCTCAACACCATCATGCTTGTGGCCCAGACCTTCGCTGAAGTCGAGATCCGCGGAG AGTGGTACTTCATGATGCTGGATTCCATTTTCCTCTGCATCTACGTGGTAGAAGCTATGCTCAAGATCATTGCTTTGGGATTCAAGTATTTTTCTGACTCCTGGAATAAtctgg ACTTCTTCATCGTGGTCATGGCCGTGCTGGACTTCATGCTCATGCAGATCAACTCCAGCACCTTCAAGCGCACCGTCTACAACCAAAGCGTCGTCCGGATCTTCAAGGTCTTCAAGAGCCTGCGGGCCCTGAGGGCCATCCGGGTCCTGCGGAGGCTCAG CATCCTGACCAGTCTCCAGAAAGTGACTGCGACCCTGGTGCGATCCTTGCCGTCCATCACCGCCATCCTCATCCTCATGTTTACCTGCCTTT TCCTCTTCTCTGTGGTGCTCCGGGCACTGTTCCGCCATTCTGACCCCAAGCGCTTCCAGAACATCTTCACCACCATCTTCACCCTCTTCACCTTGCTCACCCTGGACGACTGGTCCCTCATCTACCTGGACAGCCGAGCCCAGG GCGCCTGGTATATCATCCCCATTCTCATGATTTACATCATCATCCAGTACTTCATCTTCCTCAA cctggTGATTGCCGTCCTAGTGGATAACTTCCAGATGGCACTGCTGCAAGGCCTGGAGAAGATGAAGCAGGAG AAGGCCGCCCAGATCCATGAGAAGCTTCTGGATGAGTCGCTGACAGAGCTCAGCCAAACAG AGCCTGAAGAGGTGATGAGTGAACACACTAAATACAAGCGCCTCATCGAGAAGAAATTCGGGACTCTTACTGAGAA GCAGCAGGAGCTCCTGTTCCACTTCCtgcagctggtggccagcgtggAGCATTATCAGCAGAAATTTCGCTCCCAGGCTTCTGTCATTGATGAGATTGTGGACACTGCATTTGAG gCTGGAGAAGAGGACTTCAGGAGGTGGTGA